The genomic window GCCAGATCGACACCACGATGGCCGGGCAGCCAGTCCTGGGCAGGCCGGTCGAACCGTCGCTCCACCGTGGGACGGGGCCGCAGCGGCCAGCCGAACTCACCGCCGGGTGCGGCCGCCGCCGTGGCCCCTTCGCAGGCCGCGAGCAGGACCGCGACCAACGCCAGCAGCACCGGCGATCTTGCCGCTCGCCGCAGCCGGGTATCGCAACACCTGCTGCGGCAGCCCGACCTCGTCCGTTCCAGCCGCTGCTCTATGAACCGCGTGTCGGCTGCGGTCCTCGATGCGCCTGAAACGCGGACCTCGCTGTCGCGGCGCAGGGTCGACTCGCCCGGTGTCACGGTCACTACCGCGGCACCGAGGAAGCCGAACCGCCGGGGATCTCGGCCGAGGCAGGCGCCGCGCGAAACGTCTCGGATGTCGGCGCCACGGGCAGCGGTGACGATATGTCTCGGGGGCGAATGGACAGACAAACCGATCCGACGCACGCGTCGGGAGCGGATCCCGGTCGGCCGCCTGGCACGCGCAGCGGAAGTGGCGCGAGCTGACGGAAAGGCAGATTCCGCGCCCGTGGCGGCAGACAGACCGAACCGAAGCAAAGGTGGTCGGGCACAGCGCCCGGCGTACGCCTCGGCGCATCCCGCGCCACATCCGATGGACACCGGATGTCCCAGCAGTCCACGACGGGATCGGAGGCCGTCGGCGCGCCCGGTGCGTCTCGCACGCGATCGGCGAAGCACGTCGTTGCCGAACACTCGGGACCCGCAGGCGGCCGAGCGTCGGCCGTCGCAGGCCACCCCACGCACAGCGCGAGCACGAACAGCAACGGCAGGATCACGGTGATCGAGAGGGAAAGTCGGTGCATGCACTCGACCTTCGCCCGACCCGTGTCGGCGGAACATCCCCGATTCGGCGAGTGTGGACAACTTCCCGACCTGTGGAAACCGCCCGTTTCTCCTGGTAACAACCTCGCGACCAGGCGATTTAGGTGAGGGACGTACCTGGTCGTAGACTGATCGAGCGGTCTGTGCCCGGCACGGACCGACTTCGCGCGCCACCCGTGCTTGTTCGTAGCGGCGCCGTTCGAACCTCAGCTCCCGAATTCCGAGAGTGCTCGTTCGCGGCAGTGCCAGTTGGGAACAGGGAATCGCCGGCTGGTCCCGATCGATGAAGCGATCGGGTCCGACGATTCGGAGGCGCCAGGGCAGCGGGTCGCCGACCCACTGCGTCAACCGGCAACGAAAGAGAGATACGGGAGCCATGGCTGTCGTAACCATGAAGCAGCTGCTCGACAGCGGCGCACACTTCGGACACCAGACCCGGCGCTGGAACCCGAAGATGAAGCGGTTCATCTTCACCGACCGCAACGGCATCTACATCATCGACCTGCAGCAGACGCTGACCTACATCGACAAGGCCTACGAGTTCGTCAAGGAGACCGTCGCCCACGGTGGCACCGTCCTCTTCGTCGGCACCAAGAAGCAGGCCCAGGAGTCGATCGCGGCCGAGGCGACTCGCGTCGGGATGCCCTACGTGAACCAGCGTTGGCTGGGCGGCATGCTCACCAACTTCTCCACCGTGCACAAGCGCCTGCAGCGCCTCAAGGAGCTCGAGGCCATGGAGCAGACCGGTGGCTTCGAGGGTCGCACCAAGAAGGAAATCCTCATGCTCACGCGTGAGATGAACAAGCTGGAGCGGACCCTCGGCGGTATCCGCGACATGCAGAAGGTGCCCTCGGCCATCTGGGTCGTCGACACCAACAAGGAGCACATCGCCGTCGGCGAGGCGCGCAAGCTGAACATCCCGGTCATCGCGATCCTGGATACCAACTGCGACCCCGACCTGGTCGACTACCCGATCCCGGGTAACGACGACGCGATCCGTTCCGCTGCTCTGCTGACCAAGGTCGTCGCCTCCGCGGTGGCCGAGGGCGTGCAGGCGCGGGCCGGTATCGCCTCCGGTGACGAGAAGCCGGAAGCCGGTGCGGGCGAGCCGCTCGCCGAGTGGGAGCAGGAGCTGCTTGCGCAGGCCGCCCCCGCCGCCGAGCCCACCGCCGAGACCCCGGCCGAGGCCTGAGGCTCGTAACCCGCTGTTCCAGCGGTGATCACCGAGGAATGCCATGGTGATCACCGCTGCCCAGTAACTGAACTTCTCCAAAGGAGGCTCGCCACCGATGGCGAACTACACCGCTGCCGATGTGAAGCGGCTCCGGGAGCTGACCGGCTCCGGGATGATGGACTGCAAGAAGGCCCTCGAAGAGACCGACGGTGACTTCGACAAGGCCGTCGAGGTCCTGCGCATCAAGGGCGCCAAGGACGTCGGCAAGCGCGCCGAGCGCGCCACCGCCGAGGGTCTGGTCGTCGCGCAGGACGGCGTGCTGATCGAGATCAACTCCGAGACCGACTTCGTCGCCAAGAACGACGAGTTCCAGGGTCTGGCCAACCAGATCGTCGCGGCGGCCGCCAAGGCCCGCCCCGCCGACCTGGACGCGCTCAAGGCCGTCGACCTGGGTGGCAAGACCGCCGACCAGGCCGTGCAGGAGCTCGCCGCGAAGATCGGCGAGAAGCTGGAGCTGCGCCGCGCCGTGTCCTTCGAGGGCCCGGTCGCGACCTACCTGCACAAGCGCTCCTCGGACCTGCCGCCCGCCGTCGGCGTGCTGGTCGAGTACCAGGGTGAGGGCGAGGCTGCCGCCGAGGCCGCTCGCGCCGCCGCCATGCAGATCGCCGCGCTGAAGGCCAAGTACGTGACCCGCGACGAGGTTCCGGCCGACGTCGTGGAGAACGAGCGCCGCATCGCCGAGCAGACCGCTCGCGAGGAGGGCAAGCCCGAGGCCGCGCTGCCGAAGATCACCGAGGGCCGCGTCAACGGCTTCTTCAAGGACGTCGTCCTGCTCGAGCAGGCGTCGGTCACCGACTCGAAGAAGACCGTCAAGGCCCTGCTGGACGAGGCCGGTGTCACCGTGACCCGCTTCGCGCGGTTCGAGGTCGGCCAGGCCTGACAGCCTGCGAAGGCCCCTCCTCCGTCCCACCGACAGGGGAGGGGCCTTCTGCTGTCCGCGTCCGGCCGCGACGCGGCGGCATCGACCGGCCCCATTTCCCGACGCGAGCGCGGTGTCGGAGGGGGTCTTCTGCGGTCGCCGAAACCGAGTAGGGCAGGATAGTGACCGCCTTGTGTTGCGGGATCGCAAACCTATCCGCTTTACCCCTGATGTCTCAGCATGCTGAGAACACCACCATCGCCGAAGGAGAAGAGCACCGATGACGGACCCGGGGACCGAACGCCCAGGATATCGCCGGGTACTTCTCAAACTGGGTGGCGAGATGTTCGGCGGCGGCAAGGTCGGCCTCGACCCGGACGTCGTGCAGACCGTCGCCGAGCAGATCGCCGAGGTCGTCGCGACCGGCGTGCAGGTGGCCGTGGTCATCGGCGGCGGCAACTTCTTCCGCGGCGCCGAGCTGGAGGAGCGTGGCATGGAGCGGGCCCGCTCCGACTACATGGGCATGCTCGGCACCGTGATGAACAGCCTTGCGCTGCAAGACTTTCTGCAGAAGCAGGGAATCGACACCCGGGTGCAGACCGCGATCACGATGGGCCAGGTCGCGGAGCCGTACCTGCCGCTGCGCGCCAAGCGCCACCTGGAGAAGGGCCGAGTCGTCATTTTCGGCGCGGGCATGGGCATGCCGTACTTCTCCACCGACACCACCGCGGCCCAGCGGGCCCTGGAGATCGGCGCCGACGTGGTGCTGATGGCCAAGGCGGTCGACGGCGTCTTCACCGCGGACCCCCGGGTCGACGCGACCGCGACGATGTACACCGAGATCACGCACAAAGAGGCCATCGAGCGCGACCTGAAGGTCGCGGACGCCACGGCTTTCAGCCTGTGTATGGACAACCAGATGCCCATCCTGGTGTTCAATCTGTTGACGAAGGGCAATATCGCCCGAGCGGTCGCCGGTGAGAAGATCGGCACATTGGTTCGGTCCTGACACCGCGACCCGCGGATCATGACGATGACGACGCTGTGGAGGAAACGGTCGTGATTGAAGAAGCGCTCTTCGACGCCGAGGAGAAGATGGAGAAGGCCGTCTCGGTGGCGAAGGACGATCTCGGGACCATCCGCACCGGACGCGCGAATCCGGGCATGTTCTCCCGGGTCGTCGTGGACTACTACGGATCGCCCACCCCGGTCACCCAGATGTCCAGCATCACGGTGCCCGAGCCGCGGATGGTGGTGATCAAGCCCTACGAGGCCGGGCAGCTAGGTGCGATCGAGACCGCGATCCGCAACTCGGATCTCGGTGTCAACCCCACCAACAACGGGGACATCCTGCGCATCTCCATCCCGCAGCTCACCGAGGAACGCCGCCGCGAGCTGGTCAAGCAGGCCAAGAGCAAGGGCGAGGACGCCAAGGTCGCGATTCGCAACGTGCGCCGCAAGGCCATGGACGAACTCTCGCGCATCCAGAAGGATGGCGAGGCGGGTGAGGACGAGGTCGGGCGCGCCGAGAAGGAGCTCGACAAGACCACCGCCAAATATGTGAACAGCATCGACGAGCTGGTCAAGCACAAGGAAGCCGAACTGCTCGAGGTCTGACGGCAGATCCGAGGGCCCGCACGGGCGGGGGACGAGGAACAACGAGTGAGCGACGGGACAATCGTGGCCGACAATGCCGCCGCAACGGGTGCGGCCGAGGAGCCGACCCCGGGGAGCGGCGCCCCCGCAGACACCCCGGGCCAATCGGGTGACTACACGGCCGGACAGTTCCCCGAGCATCCCGTTCCCGCCGAACCCGTTGTCCCGGCGCCCGCCGCCGCGACGTCGCGAGCGGGCCGAAACCTACCCGCCGCGCTCGCGGTCGGCTTGGGGCTCGGCCTCTCGCTCATCGCGATCCTGCTGTTCGCGCCTCTGGTGTTCATCCCGGTCGCCGCGGCGGGTGTCGGCGTGGCGACTTGGGAGGTGGCCAAGCGGCTGCGTGAGGCCGACGTGCTCGTCCCGCGGATTCCGCTGATCGTCGGCGGTCAGGCGGTGTTCTGGCTCGGCTGGCCGTGGGGCGCGAGCGGTGTCGCGGGCGCGTTCGCGGCCACCGCGCTGACCTGCATGGTGTGGCGTTTGTTCGACCATGGTCTGCAGACCGCGCCGCGGAACTTCCTGCGCGACACGGCGATCGCGGTCTTCACCCTCGCGTGGGTTCCGTTGCTCGCGTCCTTCGCCACGCTGCTGCTGCTCGAGCCCGACGGCAACCTGCGGGTGCTGACCTTCATGATCCTGGTGGTCTGCTCCGACGTGGGCGGCTATGTGGCGGGTGTGCTGTTCGGCAAGCATCCGATGGTTCCGTCGATCAGTCCGAAGAAATCCTGGGAGGGTTTCGGCGGCTCGCTGGTGTTCAGCGTCATCGGCGGTCTGCTGACGGTCACCCTGCTGCTGGACGCCAATTCGATGATCGGCGTGGTGCTCGGTGTGGGGCTTGTGCTGGTCGCGACCGTCGGTGATCTGATCGAATCGCAGATCAAGCGAGAACTCGGCATCAAGGACATGGGCACCCTGTTGCCCGGGCACGGCGGCATCATGGACCGGCTCGACTCGATGCTGCCGTCCGCGTTCGTCTCCTGGCTGGTGCTGAGCACGCTGCTCTGATCGGCCGGTCCCCGGACGACATGCCGCCAAATCCCGGCGACCGCGAGAGCGATCGTCCATGATCGAGGCATGTCCACGAATGCCGAGCACGAGCCCGAGGCGAGCCGGCGCGACAAGCCGACCGTCCCGCCGACCACGCCGCCGCGTACTCCACCGTCGCCGCCCGCGACCAAGCCCCCGATGACGGGCGCAAAACCCTCGATCTCCTCGCGGACCGGCTACGCCTGGGTGGGGCTGGTGGCGGGCACGCTGATCATGATCCTGCTGCTCATCTTCATCCTGCAGAACTTGCAGACCGTCGAGGTCAGCATGTTCTTCTGGAACTTCCACCTCCCGCTCGGCGTCGCCGTGCTGCTCTCGGTGATCCTCGGGGCACTGGTGATGGCGCTGGTCGGCGGCATGCGCATCATGCAGTTGCGGCGCGCGGCCAAGCGCTGAGCCTCAGGCCGATGCGAATCCGTCCCCGTTCGGGCGAGCGCCCGATCGGCGCCAGCGCAGCGGGGGCGCCCCGAACTTGCGTTGAAAGGCTCGGCTGAACGCCGCGTCGGAGCGATAGCCGACGTCGTCGGCGATCCTCGATACCGGCTCGGTGGTGGCGCGCAGCAGGTGCGCGGCGCGATCCAGTCTGCGTTCGGTCAGATAGGCGGCGGGCGGGCTGCCGAGCAGGCGGGTGAACCGCTCGGCGAAGGACGACCTGGACAGCGCGGCCGTCGCCGCCAGGTCGGTCACCGTCCACGGCCGCCCAGGGTCGCGGTGGATGGCGGCGAGCACCGGGCCGAGCGCCGGATCCATGGCCGCGGTAAGCCAGCCGGGTGATGCGCTGTTGCCGGCGAACCAGGTGCGCAGGGTGTGGATGAACAGCAGATCGAGGATGCGCGAGATCATCACGGCCGCGCCGGGGCTCGCGGCGGTCACCTCTGCGAGCAGCAGCCGCAGGCTGACCGCCAGCCATTCGAGATCGCCGCGACCCGCCGGAATGTGGACGACAGCGGGCAGCACCGACAGCAAGGGGCCCGCGATCGCTTCTTGAACGGCGAAGGTCCCCGTCACCCAGCGCGGAGTACCGGGGTCGGCGAGTTCGTCGTCGGTGCGGAACAAGTCGCTGGGGCGCAGCGGTCGTTCGGGCATGTTCGGATCGGTGTAGAGCGTATGCGCGTCACCACGGGCCAGCAGCACGAGATCGCCCGGCTCGAGCGTCATCTCGCCGCCGCCTTCGGCGCGCAGCCGCAACTCGCCCTGTTCCACGATGTGCAGCATTCGCACGCCGCCGGGCACGGTCACGCGGAACGGCGGCGGAGGCGCGCAGCGCAGCACGATGTCGCCGTGCAGACGGACCGCGTCGAGGATTTCCGACAGTGCGTCGAAGGTCTCGGTACGAGTGAACAACGTGCACTACTCCGGCGTATCGGCAAACAAATTCGGCATTTGGAGCATAGCTTTTGCTCGCATGTCCGCATACCGTTGTTCTCGGCCCGCCAGGAACACCAGGCGCCTACAGGTGGCGGCGGGCGATTCCGCGGATGCGTTCGAACCCGACCGATCAATCGAAAGGAATACTCGCGATGTCCGCTGAGCCGACTATCGTCTTGGTGCACGGTTTCTGGGGCGGGGCCGCCCACTGGGGCAAAGTGATCGTCGAACTGCGCAAGCGCGGCTTCGTCAATTTGCGCGCCGTCGAGAATCCGTTGACGTCGCTGGCCGACGACGCGGCCCGCACGCGACAGATGATCGAACAGGTCGACGGGCCGGTATTGCTCGTCGGCCACTCCTACGGCGGGGCGGTGATCACCGAGGCCGGTGACCTGCCGAACGTGGTGGGCCTGGTCTACGTCGCGGCCTTCGCGCCCGACGCGGGGGAGAGCCCCGGGCAGATCAGTCAGGAACTGCCGCCCGCGGCCTTCGACAACATCGCACCGGACTCCGACGGTTACCTGTGGATCAGGCAGGACAAGTTCCAGGAGAGCTTCGCCCAGGATCTCTCCGACGACGAGGCGCTGGTCATGGCTGTCACGCAGAAAGCTCCGCTGGCCTCGACGTTCGGTGACGCCGTCACCGCGCCCGCGTGGAAGAACAAGCCGAGCTGGTACCAGGTCTCGACTGCCGACCGGATGATCGACCCCGACAACGAGCGCAGGATGGCCGAGCGCATGAAGCCACGCAAGATCATCGAGCTGGACGCGAGCCATGCCTCGCTCGCGTCGCGACCAGGCGCGATCGTCGACTTGATCGAGGAGGCGGTCCGCGACCTCGGATTGTCCTGATCCGAGCGTCCGAACGGCGGCCGGCGGCGGTGCGCGGGTTTGTGTCGTCGCGCACTGTTTCGGCCTGAGCATTCGAGCGCCAGGGGCGGATGAGAGACTGGAAGGACTATGACCGCCTCCCTGCCCCTGGTTTTCGACGCTCCGCGCCGTGGCATGCCGCCGCGGCATCTCGCCGATCTCGATGCCGAGGGGCGGCGCGCCGCGGTCGAGGAGCTTGGCCTGCCCAAGTTTCGCGCCGACCAGATCGCGCGGCAGTACTTCGGGCGGTTGCAGGCCGATCCCGAGCTGATGACCGATCTGCCCGCCGCGGTGCGGGAGAAGGTCGGCTCGGCGCTGTTCCCGCCGCTGCTCTCGGTGGTCAAGCACGTCGCCTGTGACGACGGACAGACCCGCAAGACGCTGTGGCGCGCCGGTGACGGCACCCTGTTGGAGAGCGTGCTCATGCGCTACGCCGACCGCAACACCCTGTGCATCTCCAGCCAGGCGGGTTGCGGCATGGCCTGCCCGTTCTGCGCGACCGGGCAGGGTGGGCTGAACCGCAACCTGTCCACCGCCGAGATCGTCGACCAGGTGCGCGCCGCCGCGGCGGCGCTGCGCGACGGCGAGGTGGCGGGCGGCGAGGGCAGACTGTCGAACATCGTCTTCATGGGCATGGGCGAGCCGCTGGCCAACTACAAGCGGGTGGTCGCCGCGGTGCGCCGCATCACCTCGCCCGCGCCGGACGGGCTCGGCATCTCGCAGCGCAACGTCGTGGTCTCGACCGTCGGCCTGGCGCCCGCTATCCGCAAGCTGGCCGACGAAGGTCTGTCGGTGACGCTGGCCGTCTCGCTGCACACGCCCGACGACGAACTGCGCGATACCCTCGTGCCGGTGAACAACCGCTGGCCGGTCTCCGAGGTGCTGGACGCGGCGCGCTACTACGCCGACACGACCGGCCGTCGCGTCTCGGTCGAGTACGCGCTCATCCGCGACATCAACGATCAGCCGTGGCGCGCCGACATGCTCGGCGCCAAACTGCACAAGGCGCTGGGCTCGCGCGTGCACGTCAACGTCATCCCGCTCAATCCGACCCCGGGCAGCAAGTGGGACGCCAGCCCGAAGCCGGTCGAGCAGGAGTTCGTTCGCCGGGTCAATGCCCAGGGCGTGCCGTGCACCGTCCGTGACACCCGCGGCCAGGAGATCGCCGCCGCCTGCGGGCAGCTGGCCGCCGAGAACTGAATCCCGAGGGGGGGCCGTTGCTGCAGCCAGGTGACGTATTCGCCGGATATGCCATCGAACGACTGCTGGGGCAGGGTGGCATGGGCGCGGTCTATCTGGCCGCGCACCCGCGACTGCCCCGCCGTACCGCGCTCAAGCTGCTGAATCGGGAACTGTTCTCCGACGCGGAGATTCGCGCGCGGTTCGAGCGGGAGGCCGACCTGGTCGCGCAGCTGGACCATCCGAATATCGTGACCGTCTTCGACCGCGGCATCGAGGACGAGCAGCTGTGGATCTCCATGCAGTTCATCGATGGCGTCGACGCGTCCTCGGTGGATCCCGCCACCCTGCCGCCGCAGCGGGCTGCCCAGATCGTCGGCGAGACCGCGCTGGCGCTGGATTACGCGCACCGCATGGGCGTGCTGCACCGCGACGTGAAACCCGCGAATATCCTGCTCTCCCGCTCGGCCGGGCAGGAGCGAGTGCTGCTCACCGATTTCGGCATCGCGCGCCCGCGCGAGGACACCAGGCAGCTCACCCAGACCGGCACCTTCACCGCGACTCTCGCGTATGCCGCGCCGGAACAGCTGACGGGCGCGCAGCTCGATCACCGGACCGACCAGTACTCGCTGGCCTGCACGCTGTACTGGTTGCTCTCCGGCACCGTGCCGTTCGACTCGCCGCAGGCCGTCGCGGTGATCCAGGGTCATCTGAAGCAGCCGCCTCCGCCGCTGAGTTCGGTGCGTCCCGGTCTGCAGCCCGCGTTGGACGCGGTGCTCGATCGCGCGCTCGCCAAGCGGCCCGCGGATCGGT from Nocardia bhagyanarayanae includes these protein-coding regions:
- the rpsB gene encoding 30S ribosomal protein S2, which gives rise to MAVVTMKQLLDSGAHFGHQTRRWNPKMKRFIFTDRNGIYIIDLQQTLTYIDKAYEFVKETVAHGGTVLFVGTKKQAQESIAAEATRVGMPYVNQRWLGGMLTNFSTVHKRLQRLKELEAMEQTGGFEGRTKKEILMLTREMNKLERTLGGIRDMQKVPSAIWVVDTNKEHIAVGEARKLNIPVIAILDTNCDPDLVDYPIPGNDDAIRSAALLTKVVASAVAEGVQARAGIASGDEKPEAGAGEPLAEWEQELLAQAAPAAEPTAETPAEA
- the tsf gene encoding translation elongation factor Ts, translated to MANYTAADVKRLRELTGSGMMDCKKALEETDGDFDKAVEVLRIKGAKDVGKRAERATAEGLVVAQDGVLIEINSETDFVAKNDEFQGLANQIVAAAAKARPADLDALKAVDLGGKTADQAVQELAAKIGEKLELRRAVSFEGPVATYLHKRSSDLPPAVGVLVEYQGEGEAAAEAARAAAMQIAALKAKYVTRDEVPADVVENERRIAEQTAREEGKPEAALPKITEGRVNGFFKDVVLLEQASVTDSKKTVKALLDEAGVTVTRFARFEVGQA
- the pyrH gene encoding UMP kinase, with protein sequence MTDPGTERPGYRRVLLKLGGEMFGGGKVGLDPDVVQTVAEQIAEVVATGVQVAVVIGGGNFFRGAELEERGMERARSDYMGMLGTVMNSLALQDFLQKQGIDTRVQTAITMGQVAEPYLPLRAKRHLEKGRVVIFGAGMGMPYFSTDTTAAQRALEIGADVVLMAKAVDGVFTADPRVDATATMYTEITHKEAIERDLKVADATAFSLCMDNQMPILVFNLLTKGNIARAVAGEKIGTLVRS
- the frr gene encoding ribosome recycling factor yields the protein MIEEALFDAEEKMEKAVSVAKDDLGTIRTGRANPGMFSRVVVDYYGSPTPVTQMSSITVPEPRMVVIKPYEAGQLGAIETAIRNSDLGVNPTNNGDILRISIPQLTEERRRELVKQAKSKGEDAKVAIRNVRRKAMDELSRIQKDGEAGEDEVGRAEKELDKTTAKYVNSIDELVKHKEAELLEV
- a CDS encoding phosphatidate cytidylyltransferase, whose amino-acid sequence is MSDGTIVADNAAATGAAEEPTPGSGAPADTPGQSGDYTAGQFPEHPVPAEPVVPAPAAATSRAGRNLPAALAVGLGLGLSLIAILLFAPLVFIPVAAAGVGVATWEVAKRLREADVLVPRIPLIVGGQAVFWLGWPWGASGVAGAFAATALTCMVWRLFDHGLQTAPRNFLRDTAIAVFTLAWVPLLASFATLLLLEPDGNLRVLTFMILVVCSDVGGYVAGVLFGKHPMVPSISPKKSWEGFGGSLVFSVIGGLLTVTLLLDANSMIGVVLGVGLVLVATVGDLIESQIKRELGIKDMGTLLPGHGGIMDRLDSMLPSAFVSWLVLSTLL
- a CDS encoding LapA family protein, with product MSTNAEHEPEASRRDKPTVPPTTPPRTPPSPPATKPPMTGAKPSISSRTGYAWVGLVAGTLIMILLLIFILQNLQTVEVSMFFWNFHLPLGVAVLLSVILGALVMALVGGMRIMQLRRAAKR
- a CDS encoding AraC family transcriptional regulator, whose protein sequence is MFTRTETFDALSEILDAVRLHGDIVLRCAPPPPFRVTVPGGVRMLHIVEQGELRLRAEGGGEMTLEPGDLVLLARGDAHTLYTDPNMPERPLRPSDLFRTDDELADPGTPRWVTGTFAVQEAIAGPLLSVLPAVVHIPAGRGDLEWLAVSLRLLLAEVTAASPGAAVMISRILDLLFIHTLRTWFAGNSASPGWLTAAMDPALGPVLAAIHRDPGRPWTVTDLAATAALSRSSFAERFTRLLGSPPAAYLTERRLDRAAHLLRATTEPVSRIADDVGYRSDAAFSRAFQRKFGAPPLRWRRSGARPNGDGFASA
- a CDS encoding alpha/beta hydrolase yields the protein MSAEPTIVLVHGFWGGAAHWGKVIVELRKRGFVNLRAVENPLTSLADDAARTRQMIEQVDGPVLLVGHSYGGAVITEAGDLPNVVGLVYVAAFAPDAGESPGQISQELPPAAFDNIAPDSDGYLWIRQDKFQESFAQDLSDDEALVMAVTQKAPLASTFGDAVTAPAWKNKPSWYQVSTADRMIDPDNERRMAERMKPRKIIELDASHASLASRPGAIVDLIEEAVRDLGLS
- the rlmN gene encoding 23S rRNA (adenine(2503)-C(2))-methyltransferase RlmN; translation: MTASLPLVFDAPRRGMPPRHLADLDAEGRRAAVEELGLPKFRADQIARQYFGRLQADPELMTDLPAAVREKVGSALFPPLLSVVKHVACDDGQTRKTLWRAGDGTLLESVLMRYADRNTLCISSQAGCGMACPFCATGQGGLNRNLSTAEIVDQVRAAAAALRDGEVAGGEGRLSNIVFMGMGEPLANYKRVVAAVRRITSPAPDGLGISQRNVVVSTVGLAPAIRKLADEGLSVTLAVSLHTPDDELRDTLVPVNNRWPVSEVLDAARYYADTTGRRVSVEYALIRDINDQPWRADMLGAKLHKALGSRVHVNVIPLNPTPGSKWDASPKPVEQEFVRRVNAQGVPCTVRDTRGQEIAAACGQLAAEN